The window GTCGGTCCGTTTTTCCCCATCATTGTCCTTCGAGCTACCCGCCTCAACTTGCTCGTCGCTCTCTGCCATGGCGCTCCGAAGACTCTTGATGGCGCCGCCAATATCACTACCCAGACTGCGTAGTTTCTTGGTCCCAAATAGCAGAATCACAATCACCAAGATAATCAACAACTCTGTG is drawn from Gammaproteobacteria bacterium and contains these coding sequences:
- the tatA gene encoding twin-arginine translocase TatA/TatE family subunit yields the protein MNLGITELLIILVIVILLFGTKKLRSLGSDIGGAIKSLRSAMAESDEQVEAGSSKDNDGEKRTDVSDDARPKDDK